One segment of Salvelinus alpinus chromosome 1, SLU_Salpinus.1, whole genome shotgun sequence DNA contains the following:
- the LOC139570789 gene encoding toll-like receptor 13 has translation SADSPEETLRQVDLLTQRSADIIFHNLTKLEVLELDNCRIYSLEGSLTKDFKSLKRGYLHIENVYNVFYSFTEPLSSLKHLTFNNLQMFCSCDNAWLITWAKGCRQVDVIMLSPYAKTGMYALEDLICLSDNGLDTPNFVKYTEANCTTEVGFVLFAATGLGVLFFMLVVLVHNLAGPYLLPLYHITLGWLSEAMRSNTTGRYHYDAFVSYSGKDERWVVEELLPNLEQRGPPFLRLCLHSRDFQLGKDIVENITDSLYRSRRTVCLVSRHYLRSNWCSLEMKLATSRLQVEQRDILLLVFLEKIPPRRLSAHHRLARLVKTRTYLDWPQDPNQHQAFWDRLWAKLKPPTEA, from the coding sequence TCAGCTGATTCACCTGAGGAAACTCTACGACAGGTGGATCTTTTAACACAGCGTTCTGCCGACATCATTTTTCACAACTTGACCAAACTGGAGGTTCTGGAACTTGACAACTGCAGGATTTATTCTTTGGAGGGGAGTTTAACTAAAGACTTTAAATCTTTGAAAAGAGGATATTTGCATATAGAGAACGTTTATAATGTATTCTACAGCTTTACTGAACCTCTCTCTAGTCTTAAGCATTTGACATTTAATAATTTACAGATGTTTTGCAGTTGTGACAATGCTTGGCTCATTACATGGGCAAAGGGGTGCAGGCAGGTTGACGTGATCATGCTTAGTCCGTATGCTAAAACCGGTATGTATGCTTTGGAGGACTTGATATGCTTGTCGGACAATGGACTAGACACACCTAATTTTGTCAAGTACACAGAAGCCAACTGCACAACAGAGGTGGGCTTTGTGCTCTTTGCTGCGACTGGCCTGGGAGTCCTGTTCTTCATGCTGGTGGTGTTGGTCCATAACCTGGCCGGtccctacctcctccccctctaccacATCACCCTTGGCTGGCTGTCGGAGGCCATGCGATCCAACACCACGGGGCGCTACCACTACGATGCGTTTGTCTCCTATAGCGGGAAGGACGAGCGCTGGGTGGTGGAGGAGCTGCTACCCAACCTGGAGCAGAGAGGTCCTCCTTTCCTGCGCCTCTGTCTGCACAGCAGGGACTTCCAGCTGGGGAAGGACATTGTGGAGAACATTACAGACAGCCTCTACCGGAGCCGACGCACCGTCTGCCTAGTCAGCCGCCACTACCTGCGCAGTAACTGGTGCTCCCTGGAGATGAAGCTGGCCACCTCCAGGCTGCAGGTGGAGCAAAGGGACATCCTCCTCCTGGTCTTCCTGGAGAAGATCCCCCCTCGTCGGCTGTCTGCCCACCACAGGCTGGCTCGCCTGGTGAAGACCAGGACCTATCTGGACTGGCCCCAAGACCCCAATCAGCACCAGGCTTTCTGGGACAGACTGTGGGCTAAACTGAAACCTCCGACTGAAGCATGA